One genomic segment of Anser cygnoides isolate HZ-2024a breed goose chromosome 20, Taihu_goose_T2T_genome, whole genome shotgun sequence includes these proteins:
- the SETX gene encoding probable helicase senataxin — MSTCRWCTPSGPDATEYLKCYASGRLSPEDLEGSNDDLCYCLECVVEYHKAREKLQSLHEVLWELETSRLIAHIGKSMKEEAGEDDELFIVDENGETQLSGYVGPDFENNLRVPLLEILKYPYLLLHEKVSELCVEVLCRMERSHDSFQVFEKYPGIYLFLVHPNEVIRRWAILTARNLGKVDRDDYYDLQEVLACLFKVIELGLFESPDIYSSSMIEKGKLILLPAHLYDTTNYKNYWLGICMLLTVLEEQAMDSLLLGPDKQNDFMQSILHTMEKEADDDSTDPFWPALHCFMVILDQLGSKVWGQLIDPVQAFQTIINSVSYNNEIKNIRNSFKRTKPEPEPDYDDEMVTCSQIVYNYNTEKPQKDTGWKTAICPDYCPNMYEDMQTLASVLQSDIGRDMRVHHSTFLWFIPFVQSLMDLKDLGVAYIVEVIHYLCSEIKDILNERIRQCDKVSEFFLLILVSIIELHRNKKCLHLLWISSQEWVEAVVRCAKLPAIAFTRCAEKASGSHARSPSSQASNSVQHACVQLIRSLLREGYQIGQHALCKKYLDKLNLLLRGNLSLGWQLNIQETQELQMCLKQVIRSMKGRALNASVPVENNANSTTLPTVSVKQEKSVPGDGYKMGVHGRDGLCSPFAFMAKEGGDEDCQENSFTRRNIAWEEECKDAPRNSRSWTSMNCLSVNIKKEPNDMTPQECKQNSFTTETYGKVKENRNNDLVSGNCGMDNRCFNPNAQCSDFRRPGELENKCEAEPVVTPMRLSAQSSGGSPECVYSSDVKEKNVSLGSLSKFKVDAHRLRSLKMKVQKTEWPPGLMPLVAPHDLKSCSSATSAAEADQRVCCTGGLCTGKDCFKHQGVNTMYEDGKSADNSRSFESMQEKSAFQYRMVPVKQETKEMPLDCLSSSKNEPGLQEDKSVDVLLSGISDTLLQKVSTQEKSSSFLTSVFKKDPAMQTSDQGQANLGDLVNYDCNGQISKTCCKGKNLASGHVPSSSESKGDVSNTALISPLAIKSESNDKLVFSKYFRRDSDSLGKKEKDFARMVSEDTLTDSQLDADLSKLSLAAYAKGVNFPFDSNQESSIHHNVCDIKRKVKGAVRSSNDAQSNKSPCDADCLDNEVIIISDSSDEEKGVTVEEETKTKNENVCPEKQPLSEVQRDVKDNTLESKMPSSPLPLEDCDSQYFEFETEADVFSVWQDTQAYSMEETQEYKQDCASTSVDNSHSDSSVKDHTNEWGYDTDYISDDDMEQADSTEKQINNISCPKEADNTEEVANSTLQESSGKGDAKDQLENFTDKSTVDKDFGLNAESTEPRASTSNITLASKLALKKNTVSPRKNTAKSKVARTIQRSPKTMALKAAQTKKLLQITSKNAQPGRTLPAVVPPKKVRQCPAPTSTVEKLGLKKAPRKAFELSQRSLESLAQLRSYGKAAGKVGIAMKQKVKLIAPQSLSIKNNKKMLACQDLQFLRQTRPNKNVRVKNFARSSESRGKKVSTMDTKSVKQKANFFDGAPVEGAVGMQKEKKMEQTYCPSASEKEQIKSVSGKKEAVQTTHLSKMPSSSDSNRKTKDSNVVVSPVPMVSSLCSAAAVGDKDSSSERGCIVQPEFEMVTSNENGCKPSENSEEEDDDLFLTQLDPVDMELCSQEEDFEDTSIASKKTEEMEVETAEKLQQNEPSTTVKCKYEDCMEKVEKTGEYCSKHSSTNSESDHLFAKPPALPPPKTRKPSTTKIFSSVSSSRNAAFSKDLEDVKKQPPTPKNKVNTAKPVVRPPNVKALPTGNQTFKTPSSSNIPQPCVSGNVLQSRNVHTNNASNMSRRPVREEYSSFLGAQQRDHSIFVKEVLKWTYEMFVNSSQFGPPSNLLQSIVASVPIRFQGYNDYFNTFFPLMMLNAFETLAQEWVENQKTREKSYYFHLQNFCADLNTADFIAHFRESDLAKQLHPKEDDLIFLVVQKSKDAFGEDGEMEDHLVNHVGLVTRFSRASGCLTRQKEPYTVCHLSVQTRGNLSFFINKQVKCVVVGSLVTAQRTFKGLLLLSRSPLAKPIINPSYNDFCPRDLPVASESAAFYMNEYNEDQKRAIETAYAMVKQHPGLPKICLIHGPPGTGKSKTIVGLLSRVLRGNTRNEKTTQKTSSKIKPNRFLVCAPSNAAVDELMKKIIVAFKEKCQNRQEPLGNCGDIKLVRLGAEKSINSEVRGFSLDKQVEHRMKRKPGDRDQDIQKKKAALDQKLDMLSRQRAMHRCEKRENQMIDDEIGRLSKERQQLASQLKEVRGHSQKVQADIILESDIICCTLSTSGGNLMEYAFWRQGLDPFSCVIVDEAGQSCEVETLIPLIHRCNKLILVGDPRQLPPTVKSEKAQDYGYDQSLMARLHRHLEEQVQKNVLRSLPVVQLTVQYRMHPDICLFPSNYVYGRALKTDKATEENRCSSDWPFQPYLVFDVGDGHEERDNESFSNPQEVKLVIELIKTIKEKRKDLGLRRIGIITPYSAQKKKIQEELDRVFKNNSPGEVDTVDAFQGREKDCIIVTCVRANSTRGSIGFLASLQRLNVTITRARFSLFILGRLKTLRENKDWNELIQDAQRRGAIVKTSDKSYKKDAVKILKLKPTAQKWGAGQPPTKVEAKKAPPAQACSSGSKRGELANPNEASSPWELTAGPGHAALQASRGPQQLQGAQAADSRRASVSSPVEVAALPADQEKPRDPRLASLASRTETKGKEQVPKDSSRLAQSNPGSTSQQCLDVTSASRDQISRTETSKKPQQTMGQCDTPSMLPYAAQQEGDRKAPLPKDNSKAINEGGQCHSSKGNKDCRALTRRTSELPPENTDSNSAKRRKTFH; from the exons GTTTTGTGGGAATTGGAAACCTCCCGTCTCATAGCCCACATAGGAAAATCCATGAAAGAAGAAGCTGGAGAAGATGATGAGTTATTTATAGTGGATGAGAATGGAGAGACACAGCTGTCTGGTTACGTAGGTCCAGATTTTGAGAATAACCTGCGAGTGCCCCTTctagaaatactgaaatacccGTATCTGCTGCTGCATGAGAAAGTCA GTGAGCTTTGTGTAGAAGTGCTCTGTAGAATGGAACGTAGTCACGACTCCTTTCAGGTCTTTGAAAAATATCCAGGAATTTATCTCTTTTTGGTACACCCGAATGAAGTG ATTCGTCGGTGGGCCATTCTAACTGCAAGGAATTTAGGGAAGGTTGACAGGGATGACTACTATGACTTACAGGAAGTGTTGGCTTGCTTGTTTAAAGTCATTGAGTTGGGGCTTTTTGAAAGTCCAGATATTTACAGCTCTTCAATGATTGAAAAGGGTAAACTCATCCTTCTGCCTGCTCATTTATATGATACTACCAACTACAAGAACTATTGGCTAG ggatTTGTATGTTGCTCACGGTGCTGGAAGAACAAGCTATGGACTCCTTGTTGCTGGGCCCAGACAAACAGAATGATTTCATGCAGTCAATACTTCACACCATGGAGAAAGAAGCAGATG ATGATTCTACTGACCCCTTCTGGCCAGCGCTGCATTGTTTCATGGTTATTTTGGATCAGCTCGGATCTAAAGTATGGGGTCAGCTTATTGATCCTGTCCAAGCCTTTCAAACCATTATCAACAGCGTGAGCTacaacaatgaaataaaaaatatacgCAATAGCTTTAAGAG GACAAAACCTGAACCGGAGCCAGACTACGATGATGAAATGGTTACTTGCAGTCAGATTGTATATAATTATAACACAGAAAAGCCTCAAAAG gatacTGGGTGGAAAACTGCCATTTGTCCAGACTACTGCCCTAATATGTATGAAGATATGCAAACACTGGCTAGTGTGCTTCAATCTGATATTGGCAGAGATATGCGTGTTCATCACAGCACATTTCTGTGGTTCATCCCATTTGTTCAGTCACTTATGGATCTCAAGGACTTGGGTGTAGCATACATAGTAGAGGTCATTCACTACCTCTGCTCGGAAATCAAAGATATTCTCAATGAAAGAATCCGGCAGTGCGACAAAGTCTCTGAATTTTTTCTCTTGATCCTGGTCTCAATTATTGagctgcacagaaataaaaagtgccTGCATTTGCTGTGGATTAGCTCACAAGAATGGGTGGAAGCGGTGGTGAGATGTGCTAAGCTTCCAGCAATAGCATTTACACGGTGCGCTGAAAAAGCATCTGGAAGCCATGCGAGAAGTCCATCTTCACAGGCTTCTAACTCTGTGCAGCACGCTTGCGTACAGTTGATACGCAGCCTTCTTAGAGAAGGCTATCAAATCGGTCAGCATGCTCTTTGCAAGAAATACCTAGACAAACTCAATCTCCTTCTGCGAGGAAATCTGTCTTTAGGTTGGCAGCTGAACATCCAAGAAACTCAGGAATTACAAATGTGTTTAAAGCAGGTTATAAGAAGTATGAAGGGCAGAGCGTTAAATGCCTCTGTACCTGTGGAAAACAATGCAAACTCTACAACTTTGCCTACTGTTTCTGTGAAGCAAGAGAAGTCTGTACCTGGTGATGGATATAAGATGGGTGTACATGGCAGAGATGGCCTTTGTTCACCATTTGCCTTCATGGCAAAGGAAGGTGGGGATGAAGATTGTCAAGAGAACTCTTTCACTAGAAGAAATATTGCATGGGAAGAGGAATGTAAAGATGCACCTAGAAATTCAAGATCTTGGACATCCATGAACTGCCTGTCggtaaatattaaaaaggaacCGAATGACATGACACCTCAGGAATGCAAACAGAACTCTTTCACAACAGAAACGTATGGGAAAGTTAAGGAAAATAGGAACAATGATCTTGTGTCAGGGAACTGTGGTATGGATAATCGGTGTTTTAATCCAAATGCCCAGTGTTCGGATTTCAGAAGACCTGGagagctggaaaacaaatgcGAAGCAGAACCTGTTGTAACACCAATGCGTCTGTCTGCTCAAAGTAGTGGTGGTTCTCCGGAATGTGTTTACAGTTCAGatgtaaaggagaaaaatgtgtctCTTGGTTCCTTATCAAAGTTTAAAGTAGATGCACATAGGCTTAGGAGTTTGAAAATGAAGGTACAGAAAACTGAATGGCCTCCAGGACTAATGCCTCTAGTGGCGCCACACgatttgaaaagctgcagttcaGCAACAAGCGCAGCGGAAGCAGACCAACGTGTATGTTGCACTGGTGGTCTGTGCACCGGAAAAGATTGTTTTAAACATCAGGGAGTGAATACCATGTATGAAGATGGAAAATCAGCAGATAATTCAAGGAGTTTTGAAAGTATGCAGGAGAAAAGTGCTTTTCAATACAGAATGGTTCCTGTTAAACAGGAGACAAAAGAGATGCCATTAGACTGCCTCAGCTCCTCTAAAAATGAGCCTGGCTTGCAAGAAGACAAAAGTGTCGATGTTTTGCTTTCAGGGATTAGTGACACCTTACTGCAAAAAGTATCCACTCAAGAAAAATCAAGTTCATTTTTGACATCTGTGTTTAAGAAAGACCCTGCCATGCAAACTTCAGACCAGGGACAGGCTAACTTAGGTGACTTAGTTAACTATGACTGCAATGGTCAAATTTCAAAGACATGCTGTAAAGGTAAAAATTTGGCGAGTGGTCATGTGCCATCTAGCTCTGAAAGTAAGGGGGATGTATCCAACACTGCTCTGATCAGTCCACTAGCAATAAAGAGTGAATCAAATGACAAGttagtattttcaaaatatttcaggagaGACAGCGATTCactggggaagaaagagaaggatttTGCGAGGATGGTTTCTGAAGATACTTTAACAGATTCACAGCTTGATGCAGATCTTAGTAAATTATCTTTAGCTGCATATGCAAAAGGCGTCAATTTTCCCTTCGATTCAAATCAAGAAAGCTCAATACATCATAATGTATGTGATATTAAAAGGAAAGTGAAAGGTGCTGTAAGGTCTTCCAACGATGCCCAGAGTAACAAGTCTCCCTGTGATGCAGATTGCCTTGACAATGAAGTCATTATAATTTCAGACTCTTCTGATGAAGAAAAAGGTGTCACTGTcgaagaggaaacaaaaacaaagaatgaaaatgtgTGTCCTGAAAAACAGCCTTTATCAGAAGTGCAGCGTGATGTTAAAGATAATACATTAGAATCGAAGATGCCAAGCTCTCCCTTGCCACTTGAAGACTGTGACTCTCAGTACTTTGAGTTTGAAACAGAAGCTGATGTCTTTTCAGTTTGGCAGGATACTCAAGCGTATAGCATGGAAGAAACTCAAGAGTATAAACAAGACTGTGCTTCAACATCGGTTGATAATAGTCATTCAGATAGCTCAGTGAAGGATCACACAAATGAATGGGGTTATGATACAGATTACATAAGTGATGACGATATGGAACAAGCAGACTCGacagaaaagcagataaataatatttcttgtCCGAAAGAAGCTGATAATACAGAAGAAGTAGCTAATTCAACATTGCAAGAATCTTCTGGTAAAGGAGATGCAAAAGATCAACTGGAGAATTTTACAGACAAAAGCACTGTTGACAAAGACTTTGGTCTGAATGCAGAATCGACTGAACCCAGAGCATCTACTTCTAACATCACTTTAGCTTCGAAGTTGGcacttaagaaaaatactgtgagCCCACGTAAGAATACAGCAAAATCTAAGGTGGCAAGAACCATCCAAAGAAGTCCTAAAACAATGGCTCTTAAAGCAGCACAAACTAAAAAACTGCTTCAAATTACATCAAAAAATGCTCAACCTGGCAGGACGTTACCAGCTGTGGTTCCTCCGAAGAAAGTTCGTCAGTGTCCTGCACCAACGTCAACTGTAGAAAAACTTGGGCTGAAAAAGGCACCCCGCAAAGCATTTGAATTGTCCCAGCGCTCTTTAGAGAGTCTAGCTCAATTGCGTAGCTATGGTaaagctgcagggaaagttgGAATTGCAATGAAGCAGAAGGTTAAACTAATTGCACCTCAGAGTTTGtctataaaaaataacaaaaaaatgctaGCCTGCCAAGATCTTCAGTTCTTAAGGCAGACAAGGCCCAACAAAAATGTTAGAGTGAAAAATTTTGCCAGAAGTTCTGAGAGCAGAGGCAAAAAAGTTAGCACAATGGATACAAAGTCTGTGAAACAAAAGGCTAATTTTTTTGATGGGGCACCTGTTGAAGGAGCTGTTGGaatgcaaaaagagaaaaaaatggagcagaCCTATTGTCCCTCTGCcagtgaaaaagaacaaattaaaagtgTTTCTGGGAAGAAGGAGGCTGTGCAAACCACGCATCTCTCGAAAATGCCTAGTTCTTCAGactcaaacagaaaaacaaaggataGCAATGTGGTGGTTTCTCCGGTACCTATGGTTTCAAGTCTGTgttctgctgcagctgttggAGATAAAGATAGCTCTTCAGAAAGAGGTTGCATTGTCCAGCCTGAGTTTGAGATGGTAACATCAAATGAAAACGGATGTAAACCAAGTGAAAAcagtgaggaggaggatgatgatttatttttaactcagttAGATCCTGTGGATATGGAATTGTGTTCCCAGGAGGAAGATTTTGAAGATACTTCTATTGCTAgtaaaaaaacagaggaaatggAAGTAGAAACTGCTGAAAAGCTTCAGCAGAATGAACCCTCGACTACTGTGAAATGTAAATACGAAGACTGTAtggaaaaagtggaaaaaacaggAGAGTACTGTAGTAAACATTCATCCACCAATTCAGAATCAGATCACTTGTTTGCCAAGCCGCCTGCCCTGCCACCTCCTAAAACACGAAAGCCTTCCACTACCAAAATTTTCAGTTCGGTAAGTTCTTCGCGGAATGCAGCCTTCAGCAAGGATCTCgaagatgttaaaaaacaaccaccaacaccaaaaaacaaagTGAACACAGCAAAACCTGTGGTAAGACCACCAAATGTAAAGGCTCTACCAACAGGAAATCAAACATTCAAGACTCCAAGTTCCAGTAATATTCCTCAACCCTGTGTTTCTGGAAATGTTCTCCAGTCACGAAATGTACATACCAACAATGCTTCAAATATGTCTAGAAGGCCTGTCCGAGAAGaatattcttcctttcttgGTGCTCAGCAACGTGATCACAGTATTTTTGTCAAGGAAGTCTTAAAGTGGACTTACGAAATGTTTGTGAACTCCAGCCAGTTTGGACCTCCAAGTAATCTCCTGCAATCCATAGTGGCCTCTGTTCCTATCAGATTTCAGGGATACAATGACTActttaatacatttttccccTTGATGATGCTAAATGCCTTTGAAACA CTGGCACAAGAGTGGGTAGAAAACCAGAAGACAAGAGAGAAGAGTTACTACTTCCACTTACAGAACTTCTGTGCGGACTTGAATACGGCAGATTTTATAG CTCATTTTCGAGAAAGTGATTTGGCAAAGCAGCTTCATCCAAAGGAGGATGACTTAATCTTTTTGGTGGTCCAAAAGAGCAAAGACGCCTTTGGGGAAGACGGCGAGATGGAGGACCATCTAGTGAATCACGTTGGTCTTGTGACACGATTTTCCCGTGCATCTGGCTGTTTAACTA GACAAAAGGAACCGTATACTGTCTGTCATCTTTCTGTGCAAACTCGAGGCAATTTGTCGTTCTTCATAAATAAACAAGTGAAGTGCGTAGTGGTCGGCTCCCTAGTGACTGCACAACGAACATTCAAAGGTCTACTACTACtgagcagaagtcccctggcTAAACCCATCATAAATCCAAGTTACAATGATTTCTGTCCAAGAGACTTGCCTGTAGCTTCGGAAAGTGCT GCATTTTACATGAATGAATACAATGAAGACCAAAAGAGAGCCATTGAGACAGCTTATGCCATGGTAAAGCAACATCCTGGGCTTCCCAAGATCTGCCTCATTCATGGACCACCTGGAACCGGGAAATCAAAAACCATAGTTGGACTTCTGTCTCGTGTCTTGAGAGGG AACACTAGGAATGAGAAAACAACTCAAAAAACAAGTTCCAAGATCAAGCCAAACCGTTTTCTAGTTTGTGCACCATCCAATGCTGCAGTTGATGAACTCATGAAAAAGATCATCGTTGCATTTAAGGAAAAATGCCAAAACAGACAAGAGCCTTTGG GAAACTGTGGTGATATCAAATTAGTGCGACTGGGTGCTGAAAAATCGATCAACAGTGAAGTCCGGGGTTTTAGCCTGGACAAGCAAGTTGAACACAGAATGA AACGAAAGCCAGGTGACCGTGACCaggatattcagaagaaaaaagcagctctggATCAAAAGCTGGACATGCTGTCTCGTCAGCGTGCCATGCACAGATGTGAAAAGAGAGAG AATCAAATGATAGATGATGAAATTGGCAGACTTTCAAAGGAGAGACAACAGCTTGCTTCTCAACTAAAGGAG GTTCGGGGACACTCTCAGAAAGTACAGGCAGATATCATCTTGGAGTCCGACATAATCTGCTGCACGCTGAGCACAAGCGGAGGAAATCTCATGGAGTATGCTTTTTGGCGGCAAGGACTTGATCCTTTCAGCTGTGTCATCGTGGATGAG GCAGGGCAGTCCTGTGAGGTTGAAACGCTGATTCCACTGATTCATCGCTGTAATAAACTCATCCTTGTTGGAGATCCCAGACAGCTCCCTCCTACTGTAAAATCAGAA AAAGCTCAAGATTATGGCTACGACCAGTCCTTGATGGCACGCCTGCACAGACACCTGGAAGAGCAAGTGCAGAAGAATGTTTTACGAAGTCTGCCAGTTGTGCAGCTGACTGTGCAGTACAGGATGCACCCTGACATCTGCCTTTTCCCATCCAATTATGTTTATGGAAGGGCTCTAAAGACAGACAA AGCAACAGAAGAGAACAGATGTTCTTCAGACTGGCCATTCCAGCCCTATCTTGTTTTTGATGTAGGAGATGGTCATGAGGAGCGAGACAATGA GTCTTTTAGTAATCCCCAGGAAGTGAAGCTGGTGAtagaattaattaaaacaattaaagaaaaacgGAAGGATCTGGGTCTTCGTCGCATTGGAATAATTACCCCTTACAGcgcacagaagaagaaaattcaagaaGAACTGGACAGAGTGTTTAAGAATAACAG cCCAGGAGAAGTAGATACAGTGGATGCATTCCAGGGACGAGAGAAAGACTGCATCATAGTGACGTGTGTCCGGGCAAACAGCACTAGAGGATCAATTGG gTTTCTGGCAAGTCTTCAGCGTCTGAATGTTACAATTACCCGAGCTAGGTTCAGCCTCTTCATTCTTGGAAGACTGAAAACGCTCAGG gaaaataaagactgGAATGAGTTGATTCAGGAtgctcagaggagaggtgctatTGTCAAGACGTCAGACAAAAGCTACAAGAAAGATGCTGTTAAGATTCTGAAGCTCAAACCAACAGCACAGAAGTGGGGTGCTGGGCAGCCGCCCACCAAAGTAGAGGCAAAGAAGGCTCCTCCAGCACAGGCTTGTTCTTCCGGCAGCAAGAGGGGTGAGCTTGCAAACCCGAATGAGGCCAGCAGCCCATGGGAACTCACTGCTGGTCCCGGCCATGCAGCGCTGCAAGCAAGCAGAGggccacagcagctgcagggggctCAGGCTGCAGACTCCAGGCGAGCCAGTGTCTCCTCACCGGTGGAGGTTGCAGCGCTCCCTGCTGATCAAGAGAAACCACGGGACCCAAGGCTGGCAAGTCTGGCCAGTAGGACTGAAACAAAAGGGAAGGAACAGGTCCCAAAAGACAGCAGTCGGTTAGCCCAGAGCAATCCAGGATCAACGTCACAACAGTGTCTGGACGTGACCTCAGCTTCCAGGGATCAGATTTCCAGAACAGAAACTTCTAAGAAGCCCCAGCAAACAATGGGACAATGTGACACGCCTTCCATGTTGCCTTATGCAGCTCAGCAAGAGGGTGACAGGAAAGCTCCTTTACCAAAAGACAATTCAAAAGCCATCAATGAAGGAGGTCAATGTCATAGCAGTAAGGGGAACAAAGACTGTCGTGCTTTAACGAGGAGAACATCAGAGCTGCCACCAGAGAACACAGACTCGAACAGTGCCAAGCGAAGAAAGACCTTTCACTGA